A genomic window from Streptococcus sanguinis includes:
- a CDS encoding LPXTG cell wall anchor domain-containing protein, with amino-acid sequence MKQTYHKVSHALMTLLLLVSTFLPLLSSSPRVSAAELGESDYQLTTDVTINTNPLKDTGYGEGKFYIAPTYTFADSKVLNNGDTMVYRVPSQFKIERTLEENISAPDGTVVAKLVTDPVTNTATITVTNAEYFAKMPDTKRIQASFTVVWADNMPYDQEQEVNFPGARAYRLKRIKVDEEPQGYSKWGVQDANDPNYVNWRIRVNRDVQNLGQVVIEDAIPEDQELDEEKGITGYYFTEWEGASGTRQSFNPSQIVTITDSNHFTVNAGELNGRGIYVIYRTRLTEPVDKVTKKAFNDVTVTSNGQKMPDLLARPFAPLTTLDGVGEGTRSDEVVFKVKKELTGRNLEDGEFTFDLINKDDNDKVVQTVTNKAGAVTFKKLRFKKEGTFNYVIRERASNLPGVTNDANSDINVTVTVTDNNGVKTATVAYDRETFTNTYKLDPATAAITAKKVLDGKALEAEKYTFKLTEVGGNNLELQAANDANGNIKFLGINYDKEGTYTYKLTEVAGNEAGVTYDSAEHTVTVTVTASKGKLEATVEGNNPVFTNTYKDYGVSYEFLSSNPAFPNLPKEVIDLLPADANRYTSGTNVDAKQPAKTSVTVAEGTWTFEGYAETNSQTVADKDLKFTGKWNFTPAPKYKVTYEFASADPNRSLPAEVTELLPNDATEYADGAAVQAVQPAKKSVEASDGTWKFLKYDADSKTIAGADVKFTGTWTFEARRPQGPGTPPPSSDSTPPPSSSGDKPGGSTDGTPGNSTDKDGKDGRGSATGKKVLPKTGSETSIFAIAAGFALILLSALVYRFKKAN; translated from the coding sequence GTGAAACAAACTTATCATAAAGTGTCTCATGCTCTGATGACTTTGCTGCTTTTGGTATCAACCTTTCTTCCCTTGTTAAGCTCAAGTCCTAGGGTTTCTGCTGCAGAGTTAGGTGAAAGTGATTATCAGCTAACTACAGATGTTACCATTAATACTAATCCTTTAAAGGATACAGGTTACGGTGAAGGTAAATTTTACATTGCTCCGACCTATACATTTGCAGATAGCAAAGTATTAAATAATGGTGATACCATGGTTTATCGTGTTCCATCACAGTTCAAAATTGAGCGAACTTTGGAGGAAAACATAAGCGCACCGGATGGCACTGTTGTTGCCAAGTTGGTGACAGATCCTGTTACCAATACAGCAACCATTACTGTCACAAATGCTGAGTATTTTGCGAAAATGCCAGATACCAAGCGTATTCAAGCTTCTTTCACAGTGGTTTGGGCTGATAATATGCCTTATGACCAAGAACAAGAAGTCAACTTTCCGGGTGCTAGAGCTTACAGACTGAAGCGCATCAAGGTTGATGAGGAGCCTCAGGGTTATTCCAAGTGGGGTGTTCAGGATGCCAATGATCCAAACTACGTCAACTGGCGTATCCGTGTCAATCGTGATGTCCAAAATCTTGGTCAAGTTGTCATTGAGGACGCTATTCCAGAAGACCAAGAGCTGGATGAAGAAAAAGGGATTACTGGTTACTACTTTACTGAGTGGGAAGGTGCTTCTGGCACACGTCAATCATTTAATCCAAGTCAGATTGTGACAATCACAGACTCCAATCATTTCACAGTTAATGCTGGGGAATTGAATGGAAGAGGGATTTATGTTATTTACCGGACTCGTTTGACTGAGCCAGTAGATAAGGTAACCAAAAAAGCCTTTAACGATGTAACCGTTACGTCTAATGGGCAAAAGATGCCTGATTTGTTAGCACGTCCATTCGCACCGTTGACAACTCTTGATGGTGTTGGCGAAGGTACCCGTTCTGACGAAGTTGTCTTTAAAGTCAAAAAGGAATTGACTGGCCGCAATTTGGAGGATGGTGAATTTACTTTTGATTTGATTAATAAGGATGACAACGATAAAGTTGTTCAAACGGTAACCAATAAAGCTGGTGCCGTAACCTTTAAGAAACTTCGTTTCAAAAAAGAAGGAACTTTTAACTACGTCATTCGTGAACGAGCAAGCAATCTGCCAGGTGTGACAAACGATGCCAATTCAGACATCAATGTTACTGTTACTGTAACAGACAATAACGGCGTTAAGACAGCAACTGTTGCCTATGACCGTGAGACTTTCACCAATACCTACAAGTTAGATCCAGCAACTGCAGCGATTACCGCTAAGAAAGTTCTGGATGGTAAAGCACTTGAAGCTGAAAAGTATACTTTCAAACTGACTGAGGTTGGCGGAAATAACTTGGAGCTTCAAGCAGCTAACGATGCCAATGGTAATATCAAGTTCCTTGGAATCAACTATGATAAAGAAGGCACTTATACTTACAAGCTGACGGAAGTAGCTGGAAATGAAGCTGGTGTGACCTACGATAGCGCAGAGCATACAGTGACTGTCACAGTGACCGCAAGCAAGGGCAAGTTGGAAGCTACCGTCGAGGGCAATAATCCAGTATTCACAAACACTTATAAAGACTATGGTGTCAGCTATGAGTTTCTCAGCAGCAATCCAGCCTTTCCAAATCTGCCAAAAGAAGTAATTGATTTGCTTCCAGCAGATGCTAATCGCTACACTAGTGGTACTAATGTAGACGCTAAACAGCCTGCTAAAACAAGCGTTACAGTTGCGGAAGGCACCTGGACTTTCGAAGGCTATGCGGAAACGAATAGCCAGACTGTTGCGGATAAGGACCTTAAATTTACTGGTAAATGGAATTTCACTCCGGCACCGAAATATAAGGTGACTTATGAATTTGCTAGCGCAGATCCGAACCGTAGCTTGCCAGCAGAAGTCACAGAATTGTTACCAAATGATGCCACTGAATATGCAGACGGTGCTGCCGTTCAAGCGGTTCAGCCAGCTAAGAAATCTGTTGAAGCAAGTGATGGTACTTGGAAATTCCTCAAATATGACGCAGATAGTAAAACTATTGCAGGCGCAGATGTCAAATTTACAGGCACATGGACATTTGAAGCTAGACGTCCACAAGGACCAGGTACACCGCCACCTTCTTCAGATTCGACACCACCACCGTCATCATCTGGTGACAAACCAGGCGGTTCGACTGATGGAACCCCAGGTAATTCGACAGATAAAGATGGAAAAGATGGTCGTGGATCAGCAACTGGCAAAAAAGTTTTGCCGAAAACTGGCAGCGAAACATCTATCTTTGCGATAGCAGCAGGATTTGCTCTGATTCTTTTATCAGCTCTTGTCTATCGTTTCAAAAAAGCTAATTAA
- a CDS encoding IS256 family transposase — translation MTQFTTELLHFLAQKQDIDEFFRSSLETAMNDLLQAELSAFLGYEPYDKAGYHTGNSRNGTYSRKFETKYGTVQLTIPRDCNGNFSPALIPAYGRRDDHLEEMVIKLYQTGVTTREISDIIERMYGHHYSPATISNISKATQENVAAFHERSLEANYSVLFLDGTYLPLRRGTVSKECIHIALGITPEGQKAVLGYEIAPNENNASWLTLLDKLQNQGIQQVSLVVTDGFKGLEQMISQAYPLAKQQRCLIHISRNLASKVKRVDRAVILGQFKRIYRAENLEMAVQALEDFIAEWKPKYRKVMESLENTDNLLTFYQFPYQIWHSIYSTNLIESLNKEIKRQTKKKVLFPNEEALERYLVTLFEDYNFKQSQRIHKGFGQCSDTLESLFD, via the coding sequence ATGACACAGTTTACCACAGAATTGCTACACTTTCTAGCCCAAAAGCAAGATATTGATGAATTTTTTCGTTCATCCCTTGAAACAGCTATGAACGACCTGCTTCAAGCAGAATTGTCGGCCTTTTTAGGTTATGAACCTTATGATAAGGCTGGATATCATACCGGCAATAGTCGTAATGGAACCTATTCACGGAAATTTGAAACCAAATATGGGACTGTTCAGTTAACCATTCCCAGAGATTGTAATGGAAACTTTAGTCCAGCTTTGATCCCCGCTTATGGACGTCGTGATGATCACTTAGAAGAAATGGTGATTAAACTCTATCAAACCGGTGTAACGACTCGAGAAATTAGTGATATCATCGAGCGGATGTACGGGCATCACTATAGCCCTGCCACCATTTCTAACATCTCAAAAGCAACTCAGGAGAATGTCGCTGCTTTTCATGAGCGAAGCTTAGAAGCCAATTACTCTGTTTTATTTCTTGACGGAACCTATCTTCCATTAAGACGTGGGACCGTTAGTAAAGAATGTATTCATATCGCACTTGGCATTACACCAGAAGGACAGAAGGCTGTTCTTGGATATGAAATCGCCCCAAATGAAAATAATGCTTCTTGGTTGACTCTGCTAGACAAGCTTCAAAATCAAGGGATTCAACAGGTTTCACTCGTAGTCACAGATGGATTTAAGGGACTTGAGCAGATGATCAGTCAGGCTTACCCATTAGCCAAGCAACAACGTTGCTTAATTCATATTAGTCGAAATCTGGCTAGTAAAGTCAAACGAGTAGATAGAGCAGTTATTCTGGGGCAATTTAAAAGGATTTATCGTGCTGAAAATTTAGAAATGGCAGTACAAGCTTTAGAGGACTTTATCGCTGAATGGAAACCAAAGTATAGGAAAGTCATGGAAAGTCTAGAGAATACGGACAATCTTTTAACTTTTTATCAGTTTCCCTACCAGATTTGGCATAGCATTTATTCTACAAATCTTATTGAATCTCTCAACAAAGAAATCAAACGTCAAACGAAAAAGAAGGTTCTTTTCCCTAATGAGGAGGCTCTGGAACGTTATTTAGTTACCCTGTTTGAAGATTATAATTTCAAGCAAAGTCAACGAATCCATAAAGGATTTGGCCAATGTTCTGACACACTGGAAAGCTTATTTGATTAG